TACCAGGCATCGTATGTCCCGCTCTCAACGATAGTTGGCATTTCAGGCAGAATGTTGTTTTCAGGGAGCCCTGAAATAGCAGAAGCTTCATTCCTGGGATTATCTTTTACATTTTCAGGGTGGTAAGTGTACAGGAAGGTTGCTGTGAAGAAAACAGGTATAAGCATCAGAAATATATAAAGGATCATATAGCGAATACCAGGCCTGTGCTTGCGCAGGATTATCAATAGCCCCATTGCTATCAAAGCAATAAGCCCTCCTTGCCAGACAGAGTGGAATAAGGTCCAGGCAAAAGCACGGATAAACTCTTCTGATAATATAGATTCAAAGAAGTTCATCGTTTATCTCCTTCCAGCTTTTGGATGAGTTCTTTGATTTCCTGCAGCTCAACATCTGAAGTCTTATGATTGCCAAGTGCCTGAAGCACTAATTTAGAAGCCGATCCTCCAAAAGCGATTTCAAGCAGGCGGTCGAGCATCCGTACCTGGGTATCCTCCTGTTTGGCCAGGGCATAATAAATATGTGTCCGGCCTTCCATTACCCTTTCTACCATACCTTTTTCAGTCATGATTTGCATCAGTTTCAGGGTTGTTGTGTAGCCGACATTTTTATTTTGTTTCATCTCGTCGTTCACAAATCTCACCGTTGAGGGGCCATTTTTCCAGAGAATCGAGAGGATTTCCAGTTCGGATTCTGTTGGTTTGAAAGTCTTTCCGATTTGGGTCATATTTATTTAATTACGAATTAATTCGTACAACAAAGATACATGAAGAGTACCCTGAAGTCAATTCTATTTACGAATTTTTTCGTAAAAAATGTTAAATTCTGTAAATAATGTTAGGAAAGGCTGGGATGTGATGTGCTTCTGAGTTGGCATCTCAAATCAATACTAATCCAGTTTAACCGCTTTGCTCACACCTCCCATCTGTGATATTTTTTGAATCAGGTCAGAAAGTGAACTGCTGTTCTTTACCATCAACTTAATGATGCCATTAAAAACCCCTTTCTTTGCTTCGATCTTAACGGATATCATATTGACTTTTAAATCATTGGAGATTATTTGGGAGATTTCATTCATGATACCGATCCGGTCAGTACCCGTGACACGAATGGCTGCCCGGAAAGCCCCTTTTTCTTCAATACCCTTCCACTGGACTTCAATTTTCCGATAGCCGTAGCGGGTCAGCAATTGTTTAGCATTAGGGCAATTTTGATGATGTATGGTGATGCCCCGGCTGATCGTCACAAAACCAAACACCGGGTCGCCGGGAACAGGATTACAACAGTGGGCCAGCTTGTAGTTAACTTTTTTAAGATTGGTATCGATAAAAAGCACATCATCCTGTTCCTGTAAGCCCGTTTTACCTGCCTGGGATGGTTTTTGCTCCCGTCCGGGTAATGTTTTACCTTCGTCGGTTTTTTCAATATCACCTGATAAGAAGCGCTTCACCTCAATCAGATCGATCTTTTCATGGTAAATCAGCCCATAAAGATCAATAGAAGAAGAAAGCTTAAATTTCTTAATCAACCGGTCGATATTCTCATCAACAAAAGCTATTTTCCAGTTTTTAAACTTCCTGCGCAGGATTTCGTTGCCCTTCTCAGCTTCAAGGAACATCTCCTCTTTCAGCGCTCTTTTTATTTTATTTTTCGCTTTGGTAGTGACCACATAATTCAGCCAATCCATTTTTGGTTTCTGGATTTTCGAAGTTATGATCTCCACTTTATCGCCATTTTCCAAAACCTGTTTCAGTGGGACAATCTTATTATTGACTTTAGCGCCCGTGCAGGAATAACCAACATTAGTATGAACTTCAAAAGCAAAGTCAAGCACAGTGGAGCCCTGGTCCAGTTCTTTCAAATCGCCGGTAGGTGTAAAAACAAATACCTTATTGGCATTCTGGGTTTTTAATGTTTTTTCACTTTCGTCAAATGCGATCTGCTCGGGGTGCTCAATGATATCCCTGACCTGAAGCATCCATCTTTCTATATCTTCTTTTGATCCGAAGCCCTTATATTTCCAATGAGCGGCCTGGCCTTTTTCCGCAACTTCGTCCATCCTTGCTGTACGGATCTGGACTTCCACCCAGCGGTCGTGCGGCCCATTTACAGTTGTATGAAGAGATTCGTAACCTGAGGCTTTAGGAGTAGATATCCAGTCCCTTAACCTTTTCGGGTTAGGTGGATAGATATTGGTAACCAGGGAATAGGCCTTCCAGCAGTCCGACTTTTCATTCTCCGGAAGTGAATTCAGGATGATCCGGATAGCAAACAGATCAAAAACCTGCTCAAACTCAACATCCTGCTTTTGCATTTTCTCCCAGATCGAAGGTATAGATTTGGGCCGGCCTTTGATCTCAAACTCAAGTCCCTGTTTGATGAGTTCGCGTTGAATTGGTGCAATGAATTCATTAATGAATGCATTTCGTTTTGATTCCGTTTCACGGATTTTTTGGGCAATCTGTTGATAAACCTCAGGCCGGGTAAACTTCATCGAAAGGTCTTCCAGTTCTTTTTTGACCCGGTAAAGGCCAAGTCGGTGGGCAATTGGGCTATACAGAAAATTTACTTCATTGATATATCTTGCCTGGTACTCAGTAGGAAGCTTTTCAATCATTCTCATGTCTCTAAGACGGTGCGCCAGTTTGAGCAGGATAACGCGGATGTCATCCACTACGGCCAGGAAGAGTTTTCTGAAAGTGTCAGATTGCAATGATACCTTACCGGTAGGCAATTCGCTGATCCTGGCATAACTCTTTATCATATCTGCAATGGCCGTCCCGAATTTCTTCTTTATGTCTTCTATTCCGATAGTTTGAGTGGCAAGGGCATCATGAAGAAGAGCAGTCACAATCGAATTAATTCCCAGGCCCATTTCCTCTGCAGCAATCCTGGCAATGGACAATGAATGGCATATCAGCAGTTCTCCGGTCATATGCCGGGATTCTCCATATAACTCCCGGGAAAACAAAAAAGCATGATCCAGCAATTGCCTGTCGTCTTCCTTCAGCAGTCCTTGTGAAACTGCCAGCAAGCCATCATATTTTGCAATAATTTTCTGAAGTTCAGCCTCTGAAATCATCACACCCCGAATTCATTAGATTTACAATCCTTACCATGAAAGACAATTAGCCGGATCTGTCAGATATCCAGCATACAAGAAGAAAGATATTATTGAGACTGATTAAAAGCTTTCTTTATCGTTGTCTTTAATACCTTTTTTAGGTTTGGAACTGGGGGGTTCGGCGATCGAATCCCGCATCCTGGTATCGGCCTTGATATTTTGATAACGTTGGTAATCCATGATCCCCAGGTTACCTGTGCGGAATGCTTCCGCAATAGCTTTTGGAATTTCAGCTTCAGCCTGGATGAGGTTTGCCCGCGATTCTTCAGCTTTCGCCCGCATTTCCTGTTCCCGGGCTACGGCCATGGCACGGCGTTCCTCTGCTCTTGCCTGTGCGATATTTTTATCGGCATTGGCCTGGTCCATCTGAAGGAAAGCACCGATATTCTTGCCTACATCGATATCGGCAATATCAATGGATAGGATTTCAAAAGCAGTTCCTGAGTCAAGACCTTTGCCAAGAACAAGTTTGGAAATACTATCGGGATTTTCCAGCACAGATTTATGGGATTGGGCTGAACCGATCGACGACACGATACCCTCTCCTACCCTGGCGAGTACTGTTTCTTCGCCGGCACCTCCCACCAATTGCTTGATGTTGGCACGAACTGTGACCCTTGCTTTGGCTATCAGCTGGATACCATCTTTTGCAACTGCTGTAACAGATGGCGTATCAATGACTTTTGGATTCACTGACATTTTAACCGCTTCAAGAACATCGCGGCCGGCCAGGTCGATGGCAGTGGCGGTTTGAAAATCAAGTTTTATATTAGCTTTATCGGCGGATATCAATGCATTGACGACCCTCGGCACATTCCCTCCCGCAAGGTAATGGGCTTCCAGGGAATTCCTGTTCAGGGAAAGGCCTGCTTTGGTAGCTGCAATAAGACTATTGACAATAATAGTTACCGGCACCTTACGCCAGCGCATGATAACCAATTGAAGCAAGGAAATTCTGACACCGGAGACCAAAGCTTTAAACCAAATCCCAACCGGTATGAGATAAAAAAGAATCCAAATGGCAAATATTGCTCCCAATCCAATGGCAACAATGACAAATACCTGTGAATCACCCATGATTTTTAATCTTTACGTTTTACAATTATTTTATTATACTCGATTTTTTCCACAACAATATAAGTTTGCTGATCTATGAAATCCCCATTCGTGCTTACTTCATAAAACTCCCCATTGATCAGTGCTTTTCCCATGGGGGCCAGGCGTGACACGGTTTTTCCCGTATCGCCGGTCTTGATCAACTTGTGATCAATGACATTTACCTGGCTGTCGATCGCTGTTGAAAGTGCCAGTTTTCGCCATGTTTTTCCCCTGAGTGATAGCACAAGCGTAAGCACAGTCAATATAAATGTACCGGCAAGGACGAGGTGTCCCGCAAACATCCCATGACCGGCGTAAGATTGCCAGACACCAATGGCAATAAGAATGAACCCGATCACACCAGCAATCCCGACGCCGGGAATGATCAGGATTTCTAGAGCCAGGAATAAAAGGCCAATGATGATAAAAGTCGATATGAGTAACCAATGCATATTATTCAGGATATTGTAACTGTCAGGTCCCGGTTTAACATCTCATCGCATAAGGGCTTCAGGGAATCGAACGGCCCTGTTTTAATGCCGCATTTCCCATTAGAATGGGCGATCAAAGCACATTGCTCTGCCTGGAAGGCATCATGCCCGCATACTTCAATCAATGTCTCAATGACATATTCAAAAGTATTTACTTCATCGTTAAACAGGATCAGTTCTTTTTCACCTGAAGCAACCTCTTCACTTTTACCGGCCGGTTTTAATTTTTCCTTTACCATTAGGAAGATCGTTTAATCAGAATAAATGTAATTAAAAAACAACTTACTGAAAGCGCTAACGAAAGTAGTAAAAAAATAGCAATTTTGCATAGCATTATTTGTTTGATAAAAGACGATGGAATTTAAAGTATTCATAGAAAGCATTAAAAGAAAGCTGGACAAGCCCCTTCCGGGGGTTCCGTCACAGCTTAAAATGGCAAGTATGCGCCGGTTGATGAAGGACGGAAAAGTTGTTGTTCCTGCCGATGTAAGGAAGGGTGGTGTGCTGGCCTTATTTTACCCTTCAAATGGTAAGATTTATATGGTTTTCATCAAGAGAACGGAATATCCCGGTGTTCACAGCGGTCAGATCTCTTTTCCGGGAGGAGGCTGGGAACAAGGCGACCAGGATATAGTAGATACGGCTCTGCGTGAAGCTGAAGAAGAAATCGGGGTAAACAGAAATACTGTCGTTCCTATCGGAAAGCTTACCGACCTTTTCATTCCACCGAGCAATTTCCTTGTAACACCTATAGTGGGTTATACCAATGAGCGGCCTGATTTCAGGTCTGACCCGGATGAAGTCGACCGGATCCTGGAATTTCCACTGGAAGAATTGTTTGATGAATTAAATATTCAGGAACAGGATATTACGATCTTTCCCGCGATCAATTTAAAAGTTCCCTGTTTTTATGTAGATGGAAATGTGATATGGGGAGCTACCGCGATGATACTTAATGAACTGATCGATGTGATCAGGCTAGAATCCTGATTTCGTAGGTTATTTCTGCACCGAAACGCAATAACGCATTCACACCGCAATATCTTTCCCTGGAAAGGTTCACGGCTTTTTCAACTTTCTCCTGGTCAATATCCTTTCCTTTCAATTCATAAATAATGTGGATTTTATGGTAGTATTTAGGATGTTCTTCTGTCAGCTCACCTTCAACTGAAACATTGAAAAACTCAGGCTCTGCCCTCATTTTTCTCAGTATTGATATCACATCCATCCCGGTGCATCCGGCCAGGGAAACCAGGGTAAGCGGCTTTGGGCGGGGTCCGTTATTTTTGCCTCCCACCTCCGGCTCAGCATCCAACATAATCTTAAATCCATTCACATCCGCTTCAAAGGTCATATCCTTTTTCCAGGCACAGTCAATTTTAGTTTTCATTCTTTTCTTTTTTACAAAAGTAAATCATTTTCAGTTGGAAAGGTAGTCTTATTGGTTAAACCAGAACCCGTTAGGAATTATACCAACCAGGAAAGAATCGACCGGTGTGCCATCCAGGGCATTAAACCGGTATACCCATCCATTCTGGGCATAGTCGAGCGGATCAGTTGCAAAGATCATTTTAGTCACCTTATCATATCCCAGGCCATAAAACATTGTATTCCCGGAGATCAAAGGCTGAGTATTCAGTAATGAAGCAGACACGGGGAAACCGTTCCATCCCTTGCCAGAGCATAGGACCCAGATCTTACCATTAACATCCTTTTGAATTCCTGACGGCCGGTGGCCAACTTCGAGCAGCCCGAAGGGTTCTTCATCATTAGTCTGTATAATAGAAACCGTACTGTCAACTCCAAATCCACCTGAGTTTATTACAAACAACTGATCACCTGCCAGGATCATCTCATCAGGGCCGTTTCCGGTCTGAATGCTTGTTATGATGGAGTAATCCCTGAGGTTCATTACTTTAACCGTTGAATCCCAGCAGGAGACATATCCTTTATCTTCATCAAAACCAATAAAATAGCGTGGCAGGGTCAGGTTTTCTATTGTTGTGACCGATTTAAAATCATCGAGGTTTACCACTTCAATTTTATTGGAATTGTTAACCACGATAAATGCTTTATCCTGATGAACCGTCATTGACTGAACGATATTCCCAAGGGGCCGTCCGTTTGCCGTTTCAAACAGATCATGAGCCACCTCGAGGCCTTTCCCGGTTGAAAGCGCTGATGGATCCGCTCCCTGTCTGGAAAGGCCCTTCATTGATGATAAATACACTATTGGACCAGGCACCGGATGGATTATTATCATTGTTTTTATTGCAGCTAGACACAACAAATAAAAGAAAGAGGATTAGGATAATGAGGAGCTTTGTTTTCATAAGTTCTGAGTTCTGAGTTATTACGTTATTGTAGAGTCGTTGCATGCAACGACTCTACAAAAATCAATGTCTTCTGTATTCTGTATTCTAATTTTTAATTTTTAATGATTTTGACAACACAGCATCCAGGAGGAAATAAGCTGGTAAAGAGGTTGAGTTGTCTTTTGAAGAAAAAATTTCACCTGTATAATTCCCTTTCACTGTCAGGTTAAATCCCTTATAAACCGCTCCTGATTTTAAAATCAAGCGGTGCAAAGGGGTATAGATAAGTTGTTTCTTATAAGATGCATCAAGGTCAAAAAGCTTCTTTTCATTGGTTGATTTTGTATAAGAATAAGATTCTGCAAGGAAAAGGCTCACGGCATCAAGGCTGATCAATTGGTTCCCGGATATTTCAAAACCCCGGGACCAAACTTCCTGGGCATTTTCTACCGACCAGAAGCTGCCGCCCGGCAACCATAGGATCCAATTTTCAATAAGGGAATTAAAAGCCGTTACATTGAATTTTATTTCCAGGGAAGAAAATTGGTTTTCCAGCGAAATGCCGGCTTCCTCGTTCCAGCTTTCTTCCGGTTTAAGGTCAGGGTTACCACCTGGCTGCCAGAATCTTTCATTAAAGGTCGGAGTCCGGAAATTTCGTGAAACATTAAGTCTGCCAGAGATGAAACGCCAAATTTTGCCTGTAAGATGCGAAAACCGCTATATTTTCCTGGTTCCGCGGATGATCATAATAATCAAGATCGGCATATTCATAGGTAAATTGTGTACCTGCAAAAATAACTGAATGCTTAAAAACTTCCCAGGTACTTTCAAAGGAACCAGCCACAGATTGGCTTTGAATGGTGGAATAAACTGATGCCAGCGGGTCATCGTAAAGGGTGAATTCATTGAAATAGGCCAGTTTAGCCTCCAGATTATTCCTTTGATTGTAGTCCTTCCATAAAATCATCGTTCTCCAGGAATGGTCAACCTGGACGGCTTCTGAATTTTCTTCCGTGAGGGTTGGCGGAATATCCCGTCCTGCATACTGGAACCATACGCTTGCCATGATATATTGATCTTTTGGCAGCCGGAAGGCTATATCCTGTATGAACCCACCTTTGAAGATCGATGCATGTGGAAGATGTTCTTCCTTTCCCAGGAGGTTTTTATAAGAAAAGTCATTCGCAGTATTCAATAAGGAAAAAGCCGTCCGTGAGTAAATTTTATTCATGAATACCGTTCCGTTGCCTTCAAGGGCTATTGTCCCAAAGCTGCCGGCAGACAGACTTAACCTGAGGTCAGCTCCTGATTTTTCGAATACAGGTCTGCTTTCAAGGTGAATGCCTCCCCCGATCGAACCGCTGCCAAACATCGGGCTTGCGCCGCCATAAAGGATTGAAATATTGTTGAAAAAGCTGCCCTGGACTAAAGAAAGATCGATATACCCGATATTGGGTGGTGAAATCCGGATGCCATTCCACAGCAGGCCGGCATGATTGGCTGATGTTCCCCTGAAGGATAAGGTCGATAAAGTGCCTTGACCGTAGTTGCGGATGTATGAGGAAGTAAAACCGGTTATGAGTTCAGCTATAGATCCTGCAGGATATTCGGTCCGGGTAAGGCTGTCAAGTGTAAGTATTGCCTGGCCTTTAGCGAAACGGTTAATCCGGGAGGAGTATATGGTCACATCATTCAGATTGAGAATGGTATCAGGCGCCATATCCTGGGCAATAATGCCGGAGATGCATGCTGAAAAGATAATAATGCAGACTGCAATGCGCATGAGACAAACATTAAAGCATTTGCAAGTCATCCCGGGTAAAAAGTCTGAAAAAAGCGAAAAGTCACCAGTTCAGCCCAGCTTCTGACCCGGAAGCTTGTGAAAAAAATCTATGATGGCAGGTTTTCTGACTTACCCCATCAACCGGCAGCCTTCCCATTCCTTTGACAGGAACAGTGGCAATTGATTACCGTTGATAGTGACCTTTAAAGGCCAGGGCTTACAGCAGCGGGCACTGTCCAGGACTTACACCTGGTTCCCTATTATGTCCTGATCTCCGGCAGGAAATCAGGGACACCATTACAGCTTCAAATATACTCGCTTAAAACAGATCAAAACAAAAGTTGAAAAAAAAATATTCACCGCATTATGAACGATATTTTTATAAATTTATACCCTCAAATTAATAATAGGTTTGATCCGTAGAATTTAAAGGTTGTCTCCAGATGAAAAGAATTATCAGGTTATTGGTTATACTGCTGGTTATTAGTTCCCTGGCCGGGATTACATCCTCATGTGCCATTTTCAGCGATTCATCCCATGTGCAAAAGCTGACAACTTTCAAACACAAGAAACCCCTTCCCAAGAAATATATAATCAGCAACGGCAGCAAGCCGATTACCAAATAAAACATCTTAAAAGAGCTTTTTTTCGGCAGACAGAAATCTATTCCTCTGCCATGAAGGGATAGCGGTAATCGTCCGGCGGGTTAAAATTTTCCTTGATCGTCCTTGGTGAAACCCATCTCAGCAGGTTCAGAAATGAACCGGACTTGTCGTTTGTACCGGAAGCCCTTGCGCCTCCGAAAGGCTGCTGGCCCACTATGGCGCCTGTTGGCTTATCGTTGATGTAGAAATTCCCAGCGGCATTGACCAGCTTTCTTGTTGTATAATCTATTATAAAACGGTCCTGGGCAAAAATGGAACCTGTCAGGGCATAAGGCGACGTTTTGTCAAGAATATCGAGGGTTTCATCATACTGATCATCTTCATATACATAAACGGTCAGAATAGGTCCGAAAAGCTCCTCACACATGGTAATATAACGGGGATTGGGTGTAAGGATAACAGTAGGCTCAATGAAATACCCGACAGTCTTATCATAATGACCACCTGCAATGATCTCAGCATCAGGGTCATTCTTTGCCCGGTCGATAAATGAGGCCAGCTTATCAAAAGATCCTTCGTCGATGACCGCGTTGATGAAGTTCCGGAAATCCTCCACTCCGCCCATGCGGAATGACTTTAAGTCGGCAATCATCCTTTCGCGCACTTCTGGCCAGAGGCTTCGCGGGATATAAGCCCGAGAGGCAGCCGAGCATTTCTGGCCCTGGTATTCAAATGCCCCCCGTGTCAATGCAGTAACGACCGGTTTGACCTTTGCCGACGGGTGTACCATTACAAAGTCTTTTCCCCCGGTTTCTCCGACAATTTTCGGAAAAGTATTGTGAAGAGCAACGTTTTCCCCGATGGCTTTCCATATCTTATTAAAGACGGTATTGGAGCCTGTAAAATGAACCCCGACAAATTCGGGATGTGTTGACATGATCTTTCCACCCACGGGTCCGTCAACCATTATCATATTGATCACACCGTCAGGAAGACCGGCTTCCCGGAATATTTCCATCAGTACATTCGCTGAGTACATCTGTGTCCCGGCCGGTTTCCAAACGACCACATTTCCCATCAGGGCAGGAGCTGAAGGAAGGTTCCCGGCTATTGAAGTGAAATTAAACGGCGTGACCGCATAAACAAATCCTTCCAAAGGCCTCCACTCCATCTTGTTCCAAACACCATGAGAAGAAACAGGCTGCTCATTATAAATTTCTGCCATAAAATGGACATTGAACCGGAGGAAATCCGCCATTTCGCAGGTGGCATCGATCTCGGCCTGGTAAGCGTTTTTCGATTGGCCGAGCATGGTTGCAGCATTAAGCCTGGCCCTATAAGGTCCGCTGATGAGATCGGCGGCTTTAAGGAAAATGGCTGCCCGCTGGTCCCAGGTCAGCGACTGCCACTTCGGCCGGATTGCGAGTGCTGCATTGATTGCCTGCAAAACATGCTCACCGGTGCCTTTGTGGTAATGTCCAAGGATATGGCGATGATCATGGGGCGGACTTATTGCGATCTGTTCACCTGTGCGGACTGACTCACCGCCGATAAACATGGGAATATCAATTTGTCTGGAACGAAAATCGCCAATAGCTTCTTTAAGCGCTTTACGTTCAGGGGTTCCCGGAGCATAAGATAATATAGGCTCATTGAAAGGAACCGGTGATTTGAAAAATCCTTTAGACATGTGCAGAATTTTAAAATTTTTCCTTTGAAATTACTTTACTATTTTCATCATAAGTCAACCATATCCCGGCTTTTTGCCCTTTGATATAAGTTCCGCTTATATGGAGGGCACCCGTCTCATAATATTCATTGTAAGCTCCATTCAGGATATTCATCATATAGGATTTCTCTGTTTTAACTTTGCCATTGGTATAATAGGCGATTGAGGGCCCGTTAAATTTCCCTTCCTTATATTGGTATGATGCCACTTTAAGCCCTTTTGTATTGTACCAGGTTGTTATACTGTCCCGTTGGCCATCCTTATACCATGTCTCCTCCTGCAGGACACCTCCTTCATAATACATCTTGCACAAGCCATTCAGCTTGTTCTTTTTATAATTCCTCTCCCAGTTGAATTTGCCTGACCTGCCGTAAGATTTACTGACCCCATCCAGTTGATCATTAAGATAGGAAGCCTGGTTGATCAGACTTCCTTTACTGTCAATTTCAATCACCAGCCCGTTTTTCTTCCCGTCTTGATATTGTACGACTTTATTTAAAAGTCCTGACGGATAATAGGTCAGCCAGGTACCTACTTTTTTCCCTCCAGAATAATTTCCTTCAAGCCTGAGTTCTCCTGACTTTTCTACCGCATAACCATCTTTAGGGCGTGATAAACTGCTCTCCTGGCTACAGACGGTTTGAATGGCGGAGAGATAGAGAATGATTGGAATGATTAATAAAACTAATGTTTTCATAAGGTTTATTATTTTAGGGTGCCATAAAGGTCGAAATAATCCGCCCGGTCAATTTTTACCTGGTAAAAATTTCCGGTTTTCAAAGGTTCGGGCGAATCGATCAAAATCTCGTTGTCAACCTCCGGGGAATCAAATTCTGAGCGGCCGACATAGAGATCCCCTTCTTTCCGGTCGATCAGCACTTTAAATTCTCTGCCGACTTTTTCCTGGTTCTTTTCCATGGATATTTCCTGCTGGATTTCCATGATCTCTTCCATTCTTGCCCTTTTAACTTCATCAGGTACAGCATCATGAAGATAATATGCAGATGTTTTCTCCTCCGGGGAATACATAAACACGCCCAGCCGGTCGAAGCGCTGATCTTTCACAAATTCTTTAAGCTCTTCAAAATGGTCATCTGTCTCATAGGGATAACCGACAATGAGGGTAGTACGAATGGCAATTCCAGGATTTTTTTCGCGAAGGGTTTCCAACAGCCGGTAGGTTTTTGCTTTAGTAACGCCCCTGTTCATTGATCTGAGCAATGGATCGGAAATGTGCTGCAAAGGGATATCGAGATAATTGCAAATCTTTGGGTTATTCTTCATCACATCTGCAATTTCTACCGGGAAATCTGAAGGATAGGCGTAGTGCAACCGTATCCACTCTAAACCATCTATTTCGCAAAAGCTTTCCAGGAGACTGGCCAATTTTCTTTCCCGGTAAAGGTCGTAGCCGTAATAAGTCAAGTCCTGCGCAATGAGAATAATCTCCTTTACACCCCTGGCAGCTAAAAGGGATGCTTCATGGATCAGGTCCTCCATCGGCCTGGAAACGTGCTTCCCCCGGATCAGCGGGATTGCGCAGAAGGAACATTTTTTATTGCACCCTTCCGATATTTTCAGGTAAGCATAATGACCCGGAGTTGTCAGCAGGCGCTCCCCGATCAGTTCTTTCCTGTAATCAACCCCCAGATCTTTCAGGATTTCCGGCAGGTCATTCACCCCATAGAAACCATCGACTTCCAGCAATTCGGCCTCGAGTTCCTTCCGGTAACGCTGGGACAGGCATCCCATCACGAAAACTTTTCCCACATGCCCTGCTTTCTTTGCTTTCGCATAGCGAAGGATCATGTCGATTGATTCTTCCTTTGCATCGTTGATAAAACCGCAGGTATTCACTACCACCACGTCAGAGGGCTCATCCGACTCATGCACCACTTCAATATTTGCAGCCTGAAGCTGTCCCATCAATACCTCTGAATCCACAAGGTTTTTTGAGCACCCCAGGGTGATGATGTTGATTCTGTGACGTTGAATTGACTTCGTTTTCAATACTGGAAATTAGAAATTTGAAAATGGAAATTTGGAATTTGGTGTTTTGGATTTGTTTGGAATTTGGTGC
The nucleotide sequence above comes from Bacteroidales bacterium. Encoded proteins:
- a CDS encoding ATP-dependent Clp protease adaptor ClpS, with the protein product MVKEKLKPAGKSEEVASGEKELILFNDEVNTFEYVIETLIEVCGHDAFQAEQCALIAHSNGKCGIKTGPFDSLKPLCDEMLNRDLTVTIS
- the floA gene encoding flotillin-like protein FloA (flotillin-like protein involved in membrane lipid rafts); protein product: MGDSQVFVIVAIGLGAIFAIWILFYLIPVGIWFKALVSGVRISLLQLVIMRWRKVPVTIIVNSLIAATKAGLSLNRNSLEAHYLAGGNVPRVVNALISADKANIKLDFQTATAIDLAGRDVLEAVKMSVNPKVIDTPSVTAVAKDGIQLIAKARVTVRANIKQLVGGAGEETVLARVGEGIVSSIGSAQSHKSVLENPDSISKLVLGKGLDSGTAFEILSIDIADIDVGKNIGAFLQMDQANADKNIAQARAEERRAMAVAREQEMRAKAEESRANLIQAEAEIPKAIAEAFRTGNLGIMDYQRYQNIKADTRMRDSIAEPPSSKPKKGIKDNDKESF
- a CDS encoding TonB-dependent receptor, whose protein sequence is MSGRLNVSRNFRTPTFNERFWQPGGNPDLKPEESWNEEAGISLENQFSSLEIKFNVTAFNSLIENWILWLPGGSFWSVENAQEVWSRGFEISGNQLISLDAVSLFLAESYSYTKSTNEKKLFDLDASYKKQLIYTPLHRLILKSGAVYKGFNLTVKGNYTGEIFSSKDNSTSLPAYFLLDAVLSKSLKIKN
- a CDS encoding BlaI/MecI/CopY family transcriptional regulator, yielding MTQIGKTFKPTESELEILSILWKNGPSTVRFVNDEMKQNKNVGYTTTLKLMQIMTEKGMVERVMEGRTHIYYALAKQEDTQVRMLDRLLEIAFGGSASKLVLQALGNHKTSDVELQEIKELIQKLEGDKR
- a CDS encoding CoA pyrophosphatase; translated protein: MEFKVFIESIKRKLDKPLPGVPSQLKMASMRRLMKDGKVVVPADVRKGGVLALFYPSNGKIYMVFIKRTEYPGVHSGQISFPGGGWEQGDQDIVDTALREAEEEIGVNRNTVVPIGKLTDLFIPPSNFLVTPIVGYTNERPDFRSDPDEVDRILEFPLEELFDELNIQEQDITIFPAINLKVPCFYVDGNVIWGATAMILNELIDVIRLES
- a CDS encoding OsmC family protein; translation: MKTKIDCAWKKDMTFEADVNGFKIMLDAEPEVGGKNNGPRPKPLTLVSLAGCTGMDVISILRKMRAEPEFFNVSVEGELTEEHPKYYHKIHIIYELKGKDIDQEKVEKAVNLSRERYCGVNALLRFGAEITYEIRILA
- a CDS encoding RelA/SpoT family protein; this encodes MISEAELQKIIAKYDGLLAVSQGLLKEDDRQLLDHAFLFSRELYGESRHMTGELLICHSLSIARIAAEEMGLGINSIVTALLHDALATQTIGIEDIKKKFGTAIADMIKSYARISELPTGKVSLQSDTFRKLFLAVVDDIRVILLKLAHRLRDMRMIEKLPTEYQARYINEVNFLYSPIAHRLGLYRVKKELEDLSMKFTRPEVYQQIAQKIRETESKRNAFINEFIAPIQRELIKQGLEFEIKGRPKSIPSIWEKMQKQDVEFEQVFDLFAIRIILNSLPENEKSDCWKAYSLVTNIYPPNPKRLRDWISTPKASGYESLHTTVNGPHDRWVEVQIRTARMDEVAEKGQAAHWKYKGFGSKEDIERWMLQVRDIIEHPEQIAFDESEKTLKTQNANKVFVFTPTGDLKELDQGSTVLDFAFEVHTNVGYSCTGAKVNNKIVPLKQVLENGDKVEIITSKIQKPKMDWLNYVVTTKAKNKIKRALKEEMFLEAEKGNEILRRKFKNWKIAFVDENIDRLIKKFKLSSSIDLYGLIYHEKIDLIEVKRFLSGDIEKTDEGKTLPGREQKPSQAGKTGLQEQDDVLFIDTNLKKVNYKLAHCCNPVPGDPVFGFVTISRGITIHHQNCPNAKQLLTRYGYRKIEVQWKGIEEKGAFRAAIRVTGTDRIGIMNEISQIISNDLKVNMISVKIEAKKGVFNGIIKLMVKNSSSLSDLIQKISQMGGVSKAVKLD
- a CDS encoding Plug domain-containing protein — protein: MRIAVCIIIFSACISGIIAQDMAPDTILNLNDVTIYSSRINRFAKGQAILTLDSLTRTEYPAGSIAELITGFTSSYIRNYGQGTLSTLSFRGTSANHAGLLWNGIRISPPNIGYIDLSLVQGSFFNNISILYGGASPMFGSGSIGGGIHLESRPVFEKSGADLRLSLSAGSFGTIALEGNGTVFMNKIYSRTAFSLLNTANDFSYKNLLGKEEHLPHASIFKGGFIQDIAFRLPKDQYIMASVWFQYAGRDIPPTLTEENSEAVQVDHSWRTMILWKDYNQRNNLEAKLAYFNEFTLYDDPLASVYSTIQSQSVAGSFESTWEVFKHSVIFAGTQFTYEYADLDYYDHPRNQENIAVFASYRQNLAFHLWQT